In one Vicugna pacos chromosome 22, VicPac4, whole genome shotgun sequence genomic region, the following are encoded:
- the NR2C2AP gene encoding nuclear receptor 2C2-associated protein isoform X4, with product MRSRPCGCFGAEIQIGAERSPESCEALWRRDDPLFGLSRDNKQGPSQWVTLEFPQRICVSQLQIQFQGGFSCHQGRLEAAEVDRLKVTFENTTDFFGRVVIYHLRVLGEKKV from the exons ATGAGATCGCGCCCCTGCGGCTGCTTTGGCGCCGAGATACAAATCGGGGCTGAGCGAAGCCCTGAATCCTGCGAGGCCTTGTGGCGCCGAGATGACCCACTCTTTGGTTTGTCCAGAGACAATAAGCAG GGCCCCTCCCAGTGGGTGACACTGGAGTTTCCCCAGCGCATCTGTGTCTCCCAGCTGCAGATCCAGTTCCAAGGgggcttctcctgtcaccagggcCGCCTGGAAG CTGCTGAGGTGGACCGGCTGAAAGTGACATTTGAGAACACCACTGATTTCTTCGGCCGAGTGGTCATCTACCACCTGCGAGTACTAGGAGAAAAAAAGGTGTGA
- the NR2C2AP gene encoding nuclear receptor 2C2-associated protein isoform X2 codes for MRSRPCGCFGAEIQIGAERSPESCEALWRRDDPLFGLSRDNKQGPSQWVTLEFPQRICVSQLQIQFQGGFSCHQGRLEGSQGSEAFGKIVDFYPEDNNSLQTFPVPAAEVDRLKVTFENTTDFFGRVVIYHLRVLGEKKV; via the exons ATGAGATCGCGCCCCTGCGGCTGCTTTGGCGCCGAGATACAAATCGGGGCTGAGCGAAGCCCTGAATCCTGCGAGGCCTTGTGGCGCCGAGATGACCCACTCTTTGGTTTGTCCAGAGACAATAAGCAG GGCCCCTCCCAGTGGGTGACACTGGAGTTTCCCCAGCGCATCTGTGTCTCCCAGCTGCAGATCCAGTTCCAAGGgggcttctcctgtcaccagggcCGCCTGGAAG GTTCCCAGGGGAGTGAGGCCTTTGGAAAGATTGTGGACTTTTACCCTGAGGACAACAACTCGCTTCAG ACCTTCCCTGTGCCAGCTGCTGAGGTGGACCGGCTGAAAGTGACATTTGAGAACACCACTGATTTCTTCGGCCGAGTGGTCATCTACCACCTGCGAGTACTAGGAGAAAAAAAGGTGTGA
- the NR2C2AP gene encoding nuclear receptor 2C2-associated protein isoform X3: protein MTHSLVCPETISRVSSVLNRNTRQFGKKHLFDQDEETCWNSDQGPSQWVTLEFPQRICVSQLQIQFQGGFSCHQGRLEAAEVDRLKVTFENTTDFFGRVVIYHLRVLGEKKV, encoded by the exons ATGACCCACTCTTTGGTTTGTCCAGAGACAATAAGCAG GGTGAGTTCGGTGCTGAATCGTAACACTAGGCAGTTTGGAAAGAAGCACCTGTTCGACCAGGACGAGGAGACATGCTGGAACTCAGACCAG GGCCCCTCCCAGTGGGTGACACTGGAGTTTCCCCAGCGCATCTGTGTCTCCCAGCTGCAGATCCAGTTCCAAGGgggcttctcctgtcaccagggcCGCCTGGAAG CTGCTGAGGTGGACCGGCTGAAAGTGACATTTGAGAACACCACTGATTTCTTCGGCCGAGTGGTCATCTACCACCTGCGAGTACTAGGAGAAAAAAAGGTGTGA
- the NR2C2AP gene encoding nuclear receptor 2C2-associated protein isoform X1, whose product MTHSLVCPETISRVSSVLNRNTRQFGKKHLFDQDEETCWNSDQGPSQWVTLEFPQRICVSQLQIQFQGGFSCHQGRLEGSQGSEAFGKIVDFYPEDNNSLQTFPVPAAEVDRLKVTFENTTDFFGRVVIYHLRVLGEKKV is encoded by the exons ATGACCCACTCTTTGGTTTGTCCAGAGACAATAAGCAG GGTGAGTTCGGTGCTGAATCGTAACACTAGGCAGTTTGGAAAGAAGCACCTGTTCGACCAGGACGAGGAGACATGCTGGAACTCAGACCAG GGCCCCTCCCAGTGGGTGACACTGGAGTTTCCCCAGCGCATCTGTGTCTCCCAGCTGCAGATCCAGTTCCAAGGgggcttctcctgtcaccagggcCGCCTGGAAG GTTCCCAGGGGAGTGAGGCCTTTGGAAAGATTGTGGACTTTTACCCTGAGGACAACAACTCGCTTCAG ACCTTCCCTGTGCCAGCTGCTGAGGTGGACCGGCTGAAAGTGACATTTGAGAACACCACTGATTTCTTCGGCCGAGTGGTCATCTACCACCTGCGAGTACTAGGAGAAAAAAAGGTGTGA